A genomic window from Pseudomonadota bacterium includes:
- the rpsN gene encoding 30S ribosomal protein S14: MAKKSSVLRNEKRKKMAAKQFALRNELRAKAIDMKISDEDRYNARMKLQSLPRNGAKERVRNRCQISGRSRGVYSKFMVSRIVFRAMAHQGLLPGVTKSSW, encoded by the coding sequence ATGGCAAAGAAAAGTTCGGTCCTTCGTAACGAAAAGCGCAAAAAGATGGCAGCTAAGCAGTTCGCTCTTAGAAATGAGCTGCGTGCAAAGGCTATCGATATGAAGATATCTGATGAGGACCGTTATAATGCTCGCATGAAGCTGCAATCGCTCCCTCGTAACGGAGCTAAGGAGCGAGTCCGCAACCGTTGCCAAATTTCTGGTCGCTCACGTGGCGTATACAGCAAGTTCATGGTATCGCGTATCGTGTTCCGCGCAATGGCTCACCAAGGTCTTCTTCCTGGTGTTACCAAGTCAAGCTGGTAG